One genomic window of Paraburkholderia phytofirmans PsJN includes the following:
- a CDS encoding porin, which yields MNKRIIPALMASALATSAMAQSSVTLYGVIDEGFDYTNNVSGSKVYELQSGFAQGSRWGLKGTEDLGGGLRAVFQLENGFNLNNGRLGQGGLMFGRQAYVGLTSDSFGTVTLGRQYDSVVDYLGPVTANGNWAGYLFSHPYDSDNTDNTFRVNNTVKYTSPLFGGLQFGGTYSFSNDSGFANNRQYSAGGTYTVGGLVLAAAYLQANSPSATAGGAINNGGDENFVANALRVFGAGASYTFGLANVGFAYTNSYVRRPVSSGYVGAITPASGTLSSLRFQNFEVNGKYQFTPAFYVGAMYVYTRTDFNSSGGQLNPIYQSVGLMGDYLLSKRTDVYVQGVYQHVGGDRTGTVLDVAYIPGADGVSSGGNQVVVRVALRHKF from the coding sequence ATGAACAAGCGAATCATTCCCGCCTTGATGGCATCCGCACTCGCAACCTCGGCAATGGCACAGAGTTCGGTGACGCTTTACGGCGTTATCGACGAGGGTTTCGACTACACCAACAATGTTTCCGGCAGTAAAGTGTACGAGCTGCAGAGCGGCTTCGCGCAGGGGAGCCGCTGGGGTCTTAAGGGAACAGAAGATTTGGGTGGCGGCCTGAGAGCCGTCTTTCAACTCGAGAACGGTTTCAACCTCAACAACGGTCGCCTCGGGCAGGGCGGACTGATGTTCGGCCGCCAGGCGTACGTTGGTCTTACCTCCGACAGCTTTGGCACGGTTACGCTCGGTCGCCAGTATGATTCGGTGGTCGACTATCTTGGTCCGGTAACGGCGAACGGTAACTGGGCCGGTTATTTATTCTCCCATCCGTACGATAGCGACAACACTGACAATACATTTCGCGTTAACAACACTGTCAAATACACCAGCCCGCTCTTCGGTGGCCTGCAGTTCGGTGGTACGTATAGCTTCAGTAACGACTCCGGCTTCGCGAATAATCGGCAATACAGTGCCGGCGGAACCTATACGGTTGGCGGCCTCGTTCTCGCGGCGGCCTACTTGCAGGCGAACAGCCCGTCAGCTACCGCTGGCGGCGCGATAAATAATGGTGGCGATGAAAATTTTGTCGCCAACGCGCTACGTGTGTTTGGTGCAGGTGCAAGCTACACCTTCGGCCTTGCAAACGTCGGCTTCGCCTACACTAACAGCTACGTACGACGCCCTGTGAGTTCCGGATACGTTGGTGCTATTACGCCGGCCTCGGGTACGCTCTCCAGCCTGAGATTCCAGAATTTCGAGGTGAACGGAAAGTACCAGTTCACGCCTGCTTTCTACGTTGGTGCGATGTACGTGTATACACGTACCGACTTCAATTCAAGCGGTGGGCAGTTGAACCCGATCTATCAAAGCGTCGGTTTGATGGGAGATTATCTTCTGTCCAAGCGCACGGACGTTTACGTTCAGGGCGTCTATCAGCATGTTGGTGGTGATCGCACCGGCACGGTATTAGACGTTGCCTATATTCCGGGCGCCGATGGTGTGTCGAGTGGCGGCAATCAGGTGGTCGTACGCGTCGCACTGCGGCACAAGTTCTAA
- a CDS encoding branched-chain amino acid ABC transporter substrate-binding protein, with the protein MNSYMKHGFAVAALSAACNAAFAADDITVIKIGSAAPTTGAIANLGKENENGARLAVEDVNRRGLVINGKKIKLELDAVDDQADPRQGTQVAQRLVDDGVVAVVGHLNSGVSIAASRIYHDAQILQISPDSTNPKFTQQGFNTTYRLVATDAQQSPVLAHYALETLKAKKVAIVDDSTAYGQGLADQFSSAVKSGGATVVAREATNDKTIDFKGVITKIKGQSPDVIFYGGMDATAGPFIKQVAQLGLNAKVLGGDGTCSDEVIALAGPAVDRLVCSIAGLPLSRMKAGPAFEKEYQQRFGMPVQIYAPYAYDAVMVIVDAMKKSGSTDHAKILAAASATDYQGLTGQIQFDDKGDVRSPRLTLYGYKDGKKTLLTTMTP; encoded by the coding sequence ATGAATAGTTATATGAAACATGGTTTCGCAGTTGCGGCGTTGTCTGCTGCATGCAATGCTGCGTTTGCCGCGGACGATATCACCGTCATCAAAATTGGCAGTGCGGCGCCGACCACCGGCGCGATTGCGAATCTCGGCAAGGAAAACGAGAACGGTGCCCGCCTGGCGGTGGAGGATGTGAATCGCCGCGGCCTGGTCATCAATGGAAAGAAGATCAAACTTGAACTCGATGCCGTTGATGACCAGGCAGATCCGCGTCAAGGTACACAGGTCGCACAGCGCCTTGTCGACGATGGTGTCGTAGCGGTGGTAGGCCATTTGAATTCCGGCGTATCGATTGCTGCATCGCGTATCTACCACGACGCACAGATTTTGCAGATCTCGCCCGATTCCACTAATCCAAAGTTCACGCAGCAGGGTTTCAACACGACCTACCGTCTGGTTGCAACGGACGCGCAGCAAAGTCCTGTTCTCGCGCACTATGCGCTGGAAACGCTGAAGGCAAAGAAGGTGGCTATCGTCGACGACAGCACGGCATACGGCCAGGGTCTCGCGGACCAGTTTTCCAGCGCTGTGAAATCGGGTGGTGCAACGGTCGTAGCACGCGAGGCGACAAACGATAAAACCATCGACTTCAAAGGCGTTATAACGAAAATCAAAGGCCAATCGCCTGATGTCATCTTTTACGGCGGCATGGATGCGACAGCGGGTCCATTCATCAAACAGGTTGCGCAACTCGGCCTGAATGCCAAGGTGCTCGGCGGAGATGGCACATGTTCCGATGAAGTCATCGCACTTGCGGGTCCCGCGGTCGACCGTCTCGTCTGCAGTATTGCGGGTCTGCCGCTTTCGCGGATGAAGGCCGGTCCGGCCTTTGAGAAGGAATATCAGCAACGTTTTGGCATGCCGGTCCAGATCTACGCGCCGTATGCATACGATGCAGTGATGGTTATCGTCGACGCGATGAAAAAGAGTGGTAGCACAGACCACGCAAAAATTCTCGCTGCTGCGAGCGCGACTGATTATCAAGGTCTCACCGGTCAAATTCAATTTGACGACAAAGGTGACGTCAGGAGCCCCCGTCTGACGTTGTACGGCTATAAAGATGGCAAAAAGACGTTGCTGACCACCATGACGCCCTGA
- a CDS encoding LysR family transcriptional regulator: MMFTPIERFFSSGLRLSHLRLLVALADLKQVTKVAAAFNVTQPAVSKQIGEIEQALGAAVTERVGKAVFLTDVGAVLARRGREILRQVGLAQKDVASLVTGTAGRVTLGSVTAVPPSFISQSIMSFLTRAPAASVEFVEAPLDELLEMLRIGKIDLVLARARGKDDPTLVTETLYSEPFVFVSGPSHALANGRSVTVKDLKEFMWLVPQQGSPSYIALAHLMELEGLNIDDSCVESSCIALNVELMARGPFVSILPLSHATEYAARGRLSLMNTPSLTQLGEVVLYRRADLDSPAPLLLGECIREEAVSNLPGISSDLTG, from the coding sequence ATGATGTTTACTCCGATAGAACGATTCTTTTCCAGCGGGCTGAGGCTTTCGCATCTGCGTCTGCTCGTTGCGCTCGCCGACCTGAAACAGGTCACGAAGGTCGCAGCGGCTTTCAATGTCACGCAACCAGCCGTCTCGAAGCAGATTGGTGAAATAGAGCAGGCATTGGGCGCCGCAGTGACAGAGCGTGTCGGAAAGGCGGTTTTTTTAACCGATGTCGGAGCCGTCCTTGCACGCCGCGGTCGAGAAATTCTCCGCCAGGTCGGGCTGGCGCAAAAAGATGTCGCCTCACTTGTCACCGGTACGGCCGGACGTGTGACGTTGGGCTCGGTCACGGCTGTGCCGCCTTCATTCATCTCACAGTCGATAATGAGCTTTTTGACCAGAGCCCCCGCGGCCTCGGTCGAGTTCGTAGAGGCGCCACTGGATGAACTGCTGGAGATGCTGCGAATCGGGAAAATCGATCTGGTACTCGCTCGTGCGCGGGGAAAAGACGACCCGACGCTCGTGACGGAAACGTTGTATAGCGAGCCATTCGTGTTCGTCTCCGGCCCTTCTCATGCACTCGCGAACGGCAGATCCGTCACGGTGAAGGACTTGAAGGAATTCATGTGGCTCGTGCCTCAACAAGGCAGCCCATCCTACATCGCGCTCGCACACTTGATGGAACTTGAGGGATTGAACATCGACGATTCGTGTGTCGAATCGAGTTGTATTGCGTTGAACGTAGAACTCATGGCGCGAGGTCCGTTCGTTTCCATCCTTCCGCTGTCGCACGCAACCGAGTATGCGGCGCGTGGACGGCTATCTTTGATGAACACACCATCGCTTACCCAGCTTGGCGAGGTGGTGCTTTATCGCCGAGCGGATCTCGATTCTCCGGCACCGTTGCTTCTCGGAGAATGCATCCGGGAAGAGGCGGTATCGAACTTACCCGGGATATCGTCTGACCTGACCGGCTAG
- a CDS encoding DUF1330 domain-containing protein: MQVLPNGRRTTFVRSERGQKLPRGYVIATIQITDASRYDKYRALASEAIAAHRGRVLVRGGHNEVMEGSAPGRTVVIEFDSLEQARRFYSSLEYTKARAAREGAADLNWFVVQGIDD, from the coding sequence GTGCAGGTGCTTCCAAACGGCCGTCGAACCACCTTTGTACGGAGCGAGAGGGGACAAAAATTGCCTAGGGGTTATGTAATCGCAACAATTCAAATTACGGATGCAAGCCGTTACGACAAATACCGGGCTCTCGCAAGTGAAGCGATCGCGGCTCATCGTGGACGAGTACTTGTACGTGGCGGCCATAACGAAGTCATGGAAGGCTCGGCTCCCGGCCGAACGGTTGTTATCGAATTCGATAGCCTGGAACAGGCTCGACGATTCTATTCATCGCTTGAATATACAAAGGCTCGCGCCGCTCGTGAAGGCGCGGCCGACCTGAACTGGTTCGTGGTGCAAGGCATCGACGATTGA
- a CDS encoding aspartate aminotransferase family protein, whose protein sequence is MNFSTVEISKDDSARLFERARAVMPSGYTRNMLVAKPHPFYAVSADGSRLTDADGCTRIDWVNNFASLIHGHNKREVVDIISQQAARLLSATMPAEWEVKLAELLVDRIPSVEQVRFMNSGTEANLIAIKAARAFTGKSKVAKLEGGYHGQYDLLEASYVPPSEKWGERNYPAVVAHNAGTPQSLLDELVLFPLNDIETMREILTRHASEVGTVIIDPSGLSLGTGIYASHDFLVALRETTEKLGMVLIFDEVWSLRSGYRGTQGLMNVTPDLTTMGKMIGGGLPIGALGGQRDVMSVFSIDDGEPKVKHSGTFTGNPMSMAAGFTAMSLMTPALFDELAKQGEHLAEGLQRALVDTDTQGHVVNRGSMTNLLFTERLPVDYRDLYAQQTPAVASLSARMPKLMATEGLHVLRNMFVGSTAISNDDIDETIVAVTRSLLKAAEA, encoded by the coding sequence ATGAACTTCAGTACTGTCGAAATCAGCAAGGACGATTCGGCTCGACTCTTCGAGCGTGCGCGGGCGGTCATGCCCTCCGGCTACACCAGAAACATGCTGGTCGCCAAACCTCATCCGTTCTATGCCGTAAGCGCCGATGGATCGCGTCTCACCGACGCAGATGGTTGCACAAGAATAGATTGGGTCAATAACTTTGCGTCTCTCATTCACGGCCATAACAAGCGGGAAGTCGTGGATATCATCTCGCAACAGGCAGCGCGCCTGCTATCGGCGACCATGCCCGCAGAGTGGGAAGTGAAGCTTGCCGAACTGCTCGTCGATCGAATCCCCTCTGTCGAGCAGGTGAGATTCATGAACTCCGGCACGGAGGCAAATCTCATTGCCATCAAAGCCGCACGGGCGTTCACGGGAAAATCAAAGGTAGCAAAGCTGGAGGGTGGCTACCACGGTCAGTACGATCTTCTGGAAGCGAGCTACGTGCCGCCTTCGGAAAAATGGGGCGAGCGCAATTATCCGGCGGTTGTCGCACACAACGCGGGCACGCCACAGTCGTTGCTCGATGAACTGGTCCTTTTCCCCTTGAATGACATCGAGACCATGCGTGAGATCCTCACGCGTCATGCATCCGAGGTGGGTACGGTAATCATCGATCCCAGCGGTCTATCCTTGGGCACTGGCATCTATGCAAGCCACGACTTCCTGGTTGCTTTGCGCGAAACGACAGAAAAACTCGGCATGGTCCTGATTTTCGATGAAGTCTGGTCTCTGCGTTCAGGCTACCGGGGCACCCAGGGATTAATGAATGTCACTCCGGACCTCACCACCATGGGCAAGATGATCGGCGGCGGTCTGCCAATCGGCGCTCTTGGAGGCCAGCGCGACGTGATGTCAGTGTTCTCGATTGACGACGGCGAACCCAAGGTCAAGCATTCCGGCACATTCACGGGGAATCCGATGTCCATGGCTGCCGGCTTTACGGCCATGTCCCTGATGACACCGGCCCTGTTCGACGAGCTCGCGAAGCAAGGTGAGCACCTGGCGGAGGGGTTGCAGCGCGCTTTGGTGGACACGGATACCCAAGGCCACGTCGTGAATCGCGGTTCGATGACTAACCTACTCTTCACGGAGCGCCTTCCTGTCGACTACCGTGACCTTTATGCCCAACAAACGCCGGCCGTCGCGTCGCTCTCGGCACGCATGCCGAAGCTGATGGCAACAGAAGGCCTGCATGTGTTACGCAACATGTTTGTGGGTTCGACAGCCATCTCCAACGACGACATAGACGAAACTATCGTCGCCGTGACGCGCTCGCTGCTGAAGGCAGCAGAAGCCTGA
- a CDS encoding hydroxypyruvate isomerase family protein, whose translation MRRYAANLGMLWSSLPLLERIEAAARAGFRAVEMHFPYDVVPGKLRDSIEQHELTLLGINSPPGNLAAGELGLAAVPGREADFIESMRVAFNYCRESGAQALHIMGGNTSGFPRKACLETFRSNILRAADLAESRDIQLLLEPLNEARHPYYFYHHVDELAEILHWIRHPRLEIQFDTYHVGMEANAVSEVLRRNWSMIGHIQIAAVPDRSEPDSGDVDIGKVLREAESLGYAGWIGCEYQPGGSVEEGLSWRQDARFAETV comes from the coding sequence ATGAGACGATATGCCGCCAACCTTGGAATGTTGTGGTCCAGCCTCCCACTTCTCGAACGTATCGAAGCCGCGGCTCGTGCGGGCTTCCGTGCGGTCGAGATGCACTTTCCATACGATGTGGTACCGGGAAAGCTTCGTGACTCCATTGAGCAGCATGAACTAACGCTACTTGGAATCAACTCGCCGCCCGGCAATCTCGCCGCAGGCGAGCTGGGTCTTGCAGCCGTTCCTGGTCGCGAAGCAGATTTTATTGAGAGCATGCGGGTCGCTTTCAACTATTGTCGGGAGTCGGGTGCGCAGGCGCTTCATATCATGGGAGGGAACACTTCCGGCTTTCCGCGCAAGGCATGCCTTGAAACTTTTCGGTCAAATATTCTGCGTGCGGCAGATCTCGCTGAGTCGCGCGATATCCAGCTACTTCTCGAACCGCTTAACGAGGCGCGTCATCCGTACTACTTCTATCATCATGTCGATGAGCTTGCAGAAATTCTGCACTGGATACGGCATCCACGCCTGGAAATCCAGTTCGACACCTACCACGTTGGAATGGAAGCCAACGCCGTATCTGAGGTTTTGCGGAGAAACTGGTCGATGATCGGGCACATTCAGATCGCCGCGGTTCCCGATCGAAGCGAACCGGACTCAGGCGACGTAGACATCGGGAAAGTGCTTCGTGAAGCAGAGTCACTCGGTTACGCTGGCTGGATTGGGTGTGAATACCAGCCTGGCGGGTCTGTCGAGGAGGGCCTTAGCTGGAGGCAGGACGCCAGATTTGCAGAAACCGTCTAA
- a CDS encoding branched-chain amino acid ABC transporter permease, producing the protein MDIFIQQIINGLVLGSVYAIIALGYTMVYGILGIINFAHGDVLMVGAMVALSAITVLQDHFPELGHVPTLLIALILAAAVCAMVGYTIEKVAYRPLRRAPRLAPLITAIGVSILLQTAAMIIWGRNPLAFPQLLPTAPLNLIQASENHPGAVISLTEIAIVVVAFFVMAGLLLLVHRTKLGRAMRAIAENPNVASLMGVNPGFVISATFMIGSALAALAGVMIASEYGNAHFYMGFIPGLKAFTAAVLGGIGNLGGAMVGGVILGLVEQLGAGYIGTLTGGVFGSNYQDVFAFVVLIAVLVFRPSGLLGERVADRA; encoded by the coding sequence ATGGATATTTTCATCCAGCAAATTATCAATGGGCTGGTACTAGGTAGTGTCTACGCCATTATCGCGTTGGGCTACACAATGGTGTATGGAATTCTGGGCATCATCAACTTCGCCCACGGTGACGTATTGATGGTTGGCGCGATGGTTGCACTTTCAGCCATCACCGTTCTGCAAGATCATTTCCCCGAGCTCGGACACGTTCCGACGCTGCTCATCGCGCTCATTCTGGCGGCGGCAGTTTGCGCCATGGTTGGGTACACCATCGAAAAAGTTGCTTACCGGCCGTTACGCCGCGCACCGCGCCTGGCCCCGCTCATTACCGCAATTGGCGTGTCCATCCTTTTGCAGACCGCCGCAATGATAATCTGGGGGCGCAATCCGCTCGCGTTCCCGCAACTGCTTCCCACTGCCCCGCTGAACCTCATCCAGGCGTCAGAAAATCATCCGGGCGCAGTCATTTCGCTCACTGAAATAGCCATCGTCGTGGTCGCCTTTTTCGTAATGGCAGGCCTTCTGCTTCTGGTCCATCGAACAAAGCTTGGTCGCGCCATGCGCGCCATCGCCGAGAATCCGAACGTGGCGAGTCTCATGGGCGTGAATCCTGGTTTCGTTATTTCGGCAACCTTCATGATTGGCTCGGCGCTCGCAGCGCTCGCTGGCGTAATGATTGCCTCGGAATACGGCAATGCGCACTTCTATATGGGTTTTATTCCCGGCTTGAAAGCGTTCACAGCCGCTGTGCTGGGCGGTATCGGCAACCTTGGAGGCGCCATGGTGGGCGGGGTAATACTTGGACTCGTCGAGCAACTCGGGGCAGGCTACATCGGAACGCTAACGGGCGGAGTGTTCGGCTCGAACTATCAGGACGTGTTTGCCTTTGTGGTGCTGATTGCGGTGCTGGTCTTCCGTCCATCGGGATTGCTCGGTGAACGTGTCGCGGACCGGGCATAG
- a CDS encoding ABC transporter permease subunit, translating into MNTSPPIGHSSPLCPERSVKKYLTISALTAIGVTALPLLIGAAAGNYGVRVLDFAMLYVMLALGLNIVVGFAGLLDLGYIAFYAVGAYTAALLTSPHLAAHFEWIGHMWPSGFHAPYWFVMPVAMVLAAIAGICLGAPTLRLRGDYLAIVTLGFGEIVRIFMNNLDRPVNITNGPQGITGVAPVTVAGFNLSETHAFLGFQFTTVYMYYYVFVLCSLLVVWVCTRLQHSRIGRAWAAIREDEIAAKAMGINTRNVKLLAFAMGASFGGLSGAMFAGFQGFVSPESFTLWESVTVLACVVLGGMGHIPGVIFGAVLLAILPEILRSTMTPLQNAIFGHVIVDTEVIRQLLYGLAMVIIMLRRPEGLWPAPKHEDRIARVAKKNHRRPVRA; encoded by the coding sequence ATGAATACATCCCCACCAATTGGACATTCGTCGCCTCTTTGCCCGGAACGTTCGGTGAAAAAATACCTGACAATCAGTGCGCTAACGGCTATCGGCGTAACCGCGTTGCCCCTTCTCATCGGTGCTGCTGCAGGCAACTATGGGGTGCGCGTGCTGGATTTCGCGATGCTCTATGTGATGCTCGCGCTTGGTCTGAACATCGTCGTTGGCTTTGCGGGCCTTCTCGATCTGGGCTATATCGCTTTCTATGCAGTGGGCGCCTACACTGCCGCGCTTCTGACTTCGCCGCACCTCGCCGCCCATTTCGAGTGGATTGGGCACATGTGGCCCAGTGGCTTCCACGCACCCTACTGGTTCGTTATGCCAGTGGCAATGGTACTTGCCGCGATTGCCGGCATCTGTCTTGGCGCGCCAACGCTTAGATTACGTGGAGACTATCTGGCAATCGTGACCTTGGGATTCGGTGAGATCGTTCGTATCTTCATGAACAACCTCGACCGCCCAGTGAACATCACCAACGGGCCTCAAGGCATTACCGGGGTTGCGCCAGTGACAGTGGCGGGTTTCAATCTTTCAGAAACCCATGCGTTCCTCGGCTTCCAGTTCACAACCGTCTACATGTACTACTACGTGTTCGTGCTTTGTTCGCTGTTGGTTGTGTGGGTGTGTACCCGGCTGCAGCACTCCCGTATTGGTCGTGCATGGGCTGCAATCCGGGAGGACGAGATTGCCGCAAAAGCGATGGGAATCAATACCCGTAACGTAAAACTACTCGCATTCGCAATGGGTGCCTCATTCGGCGGGCTATCCGGTGCAATGTTCGCCGGCTTTCAGGGATTCGTCTCACCTGAGTCATTCACATTGTGGGAGTCCGTCACTGTGCTTGCGTGCGTGGTGCTCGGAGGAATGGGGCATATCCCGGGTGTGATTTTTGGCGCCGTTCTTCTAGCCATTCTGCCCGAGATACTCCGCTCAACCATGACGCCGCTACAGAATGCCATCTTCGGCCATGTCATCGTCGACACGGAGGTCATCCGTCAGCTCCTTTACGGCCTTGCAATGGTCATTATCATGCTGCGTCGTCCGGAAGGCTTGTGGCCTGCTCCGAAGCACGAAGACAGGATTGCGCGCGTCGCGAAAAAGAACCATCGCAGGCCAGTGCGTGCTTGA
- a CDS encoding ABC transporter ATP-binding protein, which translates to MKKNSIRLSVKGVSKRFGGLQALSDVGLQIDEGSIYGLIGPNGAGKTTFFNVITGLYSPDSGEFELDNKPYTPTAVHKVAKTGIARTFQNIRLFGGMTALENVMVGQHVRTKQGLIGAVLQTLSERREERAIRERAIELLDYVGIAQYADYTARNLSYGHQRRLEIARALATDPKLLALDEPAAGMNATEKLELTGLLKQIRADGRTILLIEHDVKLMMGVCNGMTVLDYGKVIAEGLPRDVQRDPKVIEAYLGTGVQ; encoded by the coding sequence ATGAAGAAAAATTCCATTCGCCTTTCAGTCAAAGGCGTGAGCAAGCGATTTGGTGGCCTGCAAGCACTCTCGGATGTCGGGCTGCAGATTGACGAAGGCAGCATCTATGGCCTCATCGGCCCAAACGGTGCGGGCAAGACCACCTTCTTCAATGTCATAACGGGGCTCTACTCGCCAGACTCCGGCGAGTTCGAGCTCGACAACAAGCCGTATACGCCCACTGCGGTACATAAAGTAGCGAAAACAGGCATCGCACGGACATTTCAGAACATTCGTCTTTTCGGCGGGATGACCGCGCTTGAGAACGTGATGGTTGGGCAGCACGTCCGCACAAAGCAAGGTCTCATTGGCGCTGTGCTCCAGACTTTGTCCGAGCGGCGTGAAGAGCGAGCGATTCGGGAACGGGCAATCGAACTGCTCGACTACGTGGGAATCGCACAGTACGCGGACTATACAGCGCGCAACCTGTCGTATGGCCATCAGCGCCGGCTGGAAATTGCACGAGCCCTCGCGACCGACCCGAAGCTGCTCGCGCTCGATGAACCCGCCGCTGGCATGAATGCAACCGAGAAGCTCGAACTTACCGGGCTTCTAAAGCAGATTCGCGCAGATGGCCGCACGATTTTGCTTATCGAACACGACGTGAAGCTGATGATGGGCGTATGCAACGGGATGACCGTGCTCGACTACGGGAAGGTGATTGCCGAAGGGCTACCTCGCGACGTGCAGAGAGACCCAAAAGTGATTGAAGCGTATCTGGGTACGGGGGTGCAGTGA
- a CDS encoding ABC transporter ATP-binding protein, which translates to MATILKIKGLQVNYGGIQAVKNVDMEVKTGDLVTLIGANGAGKTTTMKAIAGLKPYSVGDIEYMGASIKGIPTHELLKRGLAMVPEGRGIFARMSIIENMQMGAYLRDDLHGVKRDIERMFGFFPRLEERKLQFAGTLSGGEQQMLAMARAIISKPKLLLLDEPSMGLSPIMVEKIFEVVREVSREGITVLLVEQNARLALQAASRGYVMESGTVTMSGDASKMLDDPKVRAAYLGE; encoded by the coding sequence ATGGCGACCATTCTGAAAATCAAGGGCCTGCAGGTCAACTATGGCGGCATTCAGGCCGTCAAGAATGTCGACATGGAAGTGAAGACCGGTGACCTGGTCACGCTTATTGGCGCGAACGGAGCGGGAAAGACCACCACCATGAAAGCCATCGCCGGTCTGAAACCGTACTCGGTTGGCGATATCGAGTACATGGGTGCATCTATCAAGGGGATTCCAACTCATGAGCTTTTAAAGCGCGGTCTGGCGATGGTGCCGGAGGGCCGTGGCATATTTGCGCGCATGTCCATCATCGAGAACATGCAGATGGGTGCCTATCTGCGCGATGACCTGCACGGCGTAAAGAGGGACATCGAGCGAATGTTCGGATTTTTTCCGCGCCTCGAAGAACGTAAGCTGCAGTTCGCGGGGACATTGTCGGGCGGAGAGCAGCAAATGCTGGCAATGGCGCGTGCCATTATCAGCAAGCCCAAGCTGCTTCTTCTCGACGAACCTTCGATGGGACTCTCCCCGATTATGGTCGAAAAGATTTTCGAAGTCGTGCGTGAAGTGTCGCGCGAAGGCATCACGGTTCTGCTTGTGGAACAAAATGCGCGCCTCGCCTTACAGGCAGCGTCTCGCGGTTACGTTATGGAGTCCGGCACGGTAACGATGTCGGGCGACGCCAGCAAGATGCTCGACGACCCGAAGGTACGCGCGGCCTACCTCGGAGAGTAA
- a CDS encoding phosphotriesterase family protein has product MTAPIPKEQRSGKVQTVLGLVDPATLGATLMHEHLLIDLNPPEAEVTQESESEITLCNCWQINFGQQRSTRNYRLDNIEVVAEEVNEMREAGGGAIVELTVGGLKPNPSGLVEIARSTGVPIVMGCGYYVEQYQAKRNHERAVEDFAREMIQQLTEGAWGTSVKAGIIGEIGCQNPWTDLEKKVMRGALIAQKDTGASISVHPGRNPAQPREVVDFIKAEGGDVSRLIIGHIDRTIFDDATLLDLADTGVTLEFDMFGWEHTAYPVQDIDIPNDGARVGMLRTLADHGHIDRIVISHDICVQTRLRRFGGHGYQHIFANVVPRMLRRGFTQDEVDAILVRNPRRLLTLC; this is encoded by the coding sequence CGGCTACGCTGGGCGCCACGCTGATGCATGAACATCTGCTCATCGACCTGAATCCGCCTGAAGCGGAGGTGACGCAGGAATCAGAGTCAGAAATCACGCTCTGCAACTGTTGGCAAATCAACTTCGGGCAACAGCGGTCGACTCGAAACTACCGCCTGGATAACATCGAAGTAGTGGCCGAAGAAGTCAACGAGATGCGCGAGGCGGGCGGTGGTGCCATCGTTGAGCTTACGGTGGGGGGGCTCAAGCCCAACCCGTCGGGTCTCGTCGAGATTGCCCGCTCAACGGGCGTGCCAATCGTGATGGGGTGTGGGTATTACGTCGAACAGTATCAGGCAAAGCGCAACCATGAGCGCGCAGTAGAAGACTTTGCCCGTGAGATGATTCAGCAACTGACCGAGGGGGCCTGGGGCACCTCGGTCAAAGCGGGCATCATTGGCGAAATTGGATGCCAAAACCCTTGGACAGACCTCGAAAAGAAGGTCATGCGCGGAGCGCTGATCGCACAAAAGGACACCGGCGCATCAATCAGTGTCCATCCAGGCCGCAACCCGGCCCAGCCGCGTGAAGTTGTCGACTTCATCAAGGCAGAAGGCGGCGACGTGAGCCGCCTGATTATCGGACACATCGACCGCACGATTTTCGATGACGCAACGCTATTGGACCTGGCGGATACAGGTGTCACGCTCGAATTCGACATGTTTGGGTGGGAGCATACTGCGTACCCAGTGCAAGATATCGACATTCCAAACGACGGCGCGCGCGTCGGCATGCTGCGCACGCTGGCCGACCACGGGCACATCGACCGCATCGTGATTAGCCACGACATCTGCGTGCAGACCCGTTTGCGCCGGTTTGGCGGGCATGGATATCAGCACATTTTTGCCAATGTCGTTCCGCGCATGCTGCGTCGAGGCTTTACGCAGGACGAAGTCGACGCAATCCTGGTGCGTAATCCACGCCGCTTACTCACGCTCTGCTGA